The nucleotide window ACGACGTTTCGGTGATTGGCATAACAGACATCCAACTGTGTCATCAAGTCCATCCAGCGTTAACGACGATCGCAATTAACGCGGAGGCAGTCGCGGAGTTGTCGGTCCAGAGTCTCATCAATCTGATCGACACGCCCGGCGCACCGCCATCTATGGTAATCGCGCCTCAGCCGAAGCTAGTCGTGCGGGCCTCGACCGGTCCTCGTGCTTTATGAAAGCAAAGGCAGGTGAATCACGTTCTTATTTCGTTTGAATGATTTTAACGATGTCATTGTTTAATCGTAAGCCATGATTCAGCGGACCGCAGGTAGTGACATATTCAATGCTCCCCACGTCTGGCTGGTGGGCACTGGAGCGCTATTTGGTGGAGCGCGGCTTGTCCGTCTCGCCAGAGCTCTGGACACCCGAGACCACACTAATTTCCGGCCTCGACGAAAACGGTCGCCAATGGCTGAACAATAACGGCGAAGAAACTCACACGAGGCCGCATAGGGGTAGACGACGCTATCGTGCGTATCGACGAGTGACTTCCCAGCGGCTTGCTTAGGAACACCGTACTCATCAATCGATCTGAGTGCCAAAAATGTCAAACGGAAGGTTGACCGGATCATCAAGACGATACGGCAATGAAGCTTCCTCTCACCTTAGTATTTTGCATACAGGATGCCGAGGATTGTTGCCTCGTCGTTGAAAACCTCCAACGAATCGGTAAGCGCGGTGATGGGACCGGCGTGGTTCACGAACAGCGCGTACGCAAGCTGCCGGCCACTCTTTGAGTCGATATAACCTGCCATGTTTATCGCGACCATTTCCCCGCCTTCCACAGTCGCGCCGCTCTTCACGAAGATGTGGTCCTTGCCGACTACGTCCTTGCCGGTTGCCGCGAGCGATCCGTCAACGCCGAGTATCGCGAGCGCATCGTGATACACAGGATAGACGGGCAGACGGCTCATATTGGTCAGAAGCGTTGCGGTCGTCCGGGCGGTTGCCTGACTGTCGGGCGTGCCGCTGCCATTGGTCGGGAAGTTGAAGCCGGCACCGTCGAGCCCGAGCGTGCCGGTCAGGAACTTGCGCTCGGTACCGAGCGCGTCGCCGACGGTACGCACGTTTTGCGCTAGTCCCTGATACATTAGGCTCAGGTTCGCGCCCGTATTCAGGCTCACCTTCAACACGAGCTTGGCGAATTCGGAATAGGGCAGCGACGTAAAGCTCGCGACTTGTGCCGTTGCTGGATAGTCCTGCGTCGGCGGTAACGCGGCTGACGGATTCGGCTCAACCACAGGCGCCGATACCGATACTCCCGCCCTCGTCAACGCATCGATGAAAGCCGTGCGCGCAAACGACGGCGGATCTTCCACCCGCAGGATACTTACATAAAGGCCGTTGCCAACGAACGGCGCCACGTAGCCGTGCGGAATTGTGGCGGGGGCGGAAAGACTTTCTCTGCTCGATAGCGTGCCCTTACAACCCGGTGTGGCGGCGCAGGAAATCGGCGCCTCATTCAGATCGTTCCCGGAGACGAGTATGTCGGCATCGGTGTTCGCCGCAGCCGTCTGCGATTCGCCCTGCATCGTCATCGCGCTAGTGCGGGGCCGCCAGTCGAGCAATCCAGCCTGGCCCGCAGATCCACCCGGCGAGAGCGTTATGTCAACCACATTCTCGTTGATCTGGATCGGTGAAATCAGCACGGGACCGTTAGGAACACGAAATGTATCGAACAGACGATCATCGATGATCACCTCGCCAGTCACCGACGTAATCCCCGACGCCCTCACCTGCCGCGCTAATTCATTCATGGCGGTCAGCGGATCTTCAGGGGTGAGTATGGCACCGCTGAAGCCACGCGCATCGTTGTGATCGAAGTCGGTGTAGTCAACGGTACCGTCGGGCTTCTGCCGTCCGCCAAACGTAAGATCTCCCGACGCCTTGAGAATCAGATCGCCCGTGAGCTTGCCGGACGAATCAACTGGACCGTTGCGATACACCGGTGTGACAAACCGGTGATCCGCGCCGATGACGTTGAGCGCCGTGGCCACGGAATATAGCTTGCGTACCGATGCAGTCAGCACGAGCTTGTCAGGTTGCAGCGACTGGAGCACTTCGCCCGTGCTTGCGTCCATCATGACCAACGACCACTGCGATTTCGCGCTCGTATAGCGCGGCTTGTTCATGACCTGCGCGATCGGGTCAGTCGTGCTGTCGCCGTCGCTTCCGCAACTCGCGACAAGCATGCAGGAAGCGATCGCGGCAAGAACAACCGGAAACGATGCACGAATACCATCAATGCCATTGCCACGACGAGATAGGCCAGATGTATGACGCTGTGGCGTCATTGCAGCTTCCAGAGCAGCGCCGCTATCTCGCCTTCATCCTGGAAGGCGTTCAGGACGGTCGGAAAGCCTTCGAACACGGCATTGTTCATTGTCAGGAAGAAGGCGATCCGACGGCCGCTCTTCGCATCGATGTAACCAGCAAGCGCTTGTGCCTTGAGAAGCGGCATTTGCGGCTGGCTCGTGCTAAGGCCGACATAGGTGCCCGTCTTCGCGTACACGCGGCCTTTCGCCCCGGCCAGTGTTTGGTCAGACTCAAAGTCTGTGACCGTCGTAAGCGATCCATCGACGCCGAGCGATGGCATCATGTCGACGTAAGTTGCATAGTCGGGCATCAGGCGCATGCCGCGTAGCATCGCAATGACAGCCGTAGCGGTCGCCGTGGTGTCGCCGCCGCCGCTGCCGTCCTCGAAGTGATACTGGTCCGGCGTTATCTTGAACGCGGACGAAAGCTCGCTTTGTTCTGTCGCAAGCGCAGTGGCCATCGATCGCGAACCGTTCTTGGCGAGTCCATAAAGCAACAGCGTCACGTCAGCACCAATGTTATAGCTGACTTTGTTCACGAACCGAAGGTCTTGCGCGTATGGCGCGGACGTGAGCGCCGCCACCTGCTGCGTGCTCGAATACGAGCCTTGCGCCGGCAGCAGTGCCACGGGGTTGGTCTTGAGCGGCGCGGCAGCCACCGTCACGCCCGCACGCGTCAGCGCTTCGATAAAGACCGTACGCGCATACGTAGACGGTTGGCTCACACGGAACGTGCGCACCAGCGGGTACGCGCCGGTCAGCGGAGGCGCCACGCCCGCAGGCACCGTACCGCTGACTTCGCCCACGCAATTCGCCGCACCAAAGCACTTGGGTACATCATCCGGCGGTTCGGGGTTAAGATCGACGGAGAAATCTGATGTCGCCGCGCCCGTTGTTAGCGTCGACTGCACGGAGAACGCTGCAGACATGGGCCGATAGGTGAACGGAAGAAGCGCACCTTGCGCGCTCGGGCTGAACGAGATGTCGACGACATCGTCATTGACCATCATTGGCGTGACGTTGAAGCCTTCCTCATCGCGATATTGGAACGCATCGAAAAGACGATCGTCGATCACGACGTCACCATTGACCTTCTTGATGCCCGCAGCGGCCACTTGAGCCGCGATGGCGTTGAATCCCGCCAGTGGGTCGGGCGCGCTCAGGAGCGCATTGCCGAGACCATCGGCTTCGTTGTGATCGAATGCGGTGAGCGCAACCGTGCCATCCGGGTTGGCGCGACCGCCCATTGTCAAGTCGCCGCTCGCCACCATGATCAGATTGCCGTTGAGCGTGCCGTTTGCGTCGACGGTGCCCTGCTTGTAAACGGGAGTCACATGCGTGCGCTTCGCGCCGAGGATGTTAAGCGCATTGCCCGTGGTAAACACCTTGCGGACCGAAGCGATGAACATCTGCGAGCCGGAGTTGAGATCGTAAATAACGTGGCCAGTATCAACATCGACAACCTGCATCGCCCAGGTCGCGCCCTTGTACGCGGGCTTCTGCATCACCTGCATGATCGCATCCGGGACCGACGTGCTGTTGTGATCCGAGCCACCGCAGGACGCGAGCAGAAACGCGGCCGCAACCGCTATTGGCCATCGTTTACCGCTCGCTTCGATAAATGGTTTCATCGCCGTCTCCTGGTTTAGTTGGCTTTTATTTGATATAGAGCAGTTGAGGAGCGGCTTCACGTTACGGCTTGGCGAGCTCCGCGATCACCATTTGTCCGATCGTGTCGGCGGGCGGGCGGCCGTCGGGCGAGTCTGCAGTCGTGGTCCAGACGACGATCGTCGTCGCGGTCGTCGGGTCGTACACCATGAACGTGTTGAAGCCGCTGATCTGGCCGTTGTGTCCGTAGTACGTCCCGTATTTGACGATGCCCAGGCAATACGACGGCGCGTTCGGGTTGCTTGCCCGAAGCGACGTGCAGGTGGAAAGCCGCTTCGACTGCAGGTCCGGGTTCAGGTAGCCGCCACCAACCATCCGTTGCACGACGGCCGCGAGCTCCTTGATCGTCGAGATGCCCGATCCCGCCGTCCAGCCCCACGACGCCGAGGCATTCGTGACGTCCGTCGGCTGCAATGATCCGTCCTTTGCCGCTGCCTGGCGTGCGGGTGACAGGGCCGAGCTAGTCGCCGTCTCCACATTCGTGCCCCACAGATAACCGTGCGCGGACGGCGCGGGGATCGCCGTATTGTCCTCCGGCGGCATATACGTTGCAGTCAGGCCAAGCGGCGCGAAGAGCCGGGTTTTGATTGCATCGGCGGCGCTCATGCCCGTAATGTGCTCGATGATCTCGCCCAGCAAGATGTAGTTCGTATTCGAATAGTCGAAAGACGTGTCGGGTGGGAACACCTCGGGGTGGCTGTATGCAATGGTCAGGAGCTCAGCTGTGGTCCACAGCGTCTCCGGCTGCGAGTCGAGCGTCTGATTGAACCCGAGGTCGCGGCTGTAGTTGTAGAGGCCGCTTCGCATCGCGAGCAATTGCTGGATCGTGATCGTTGTACCGTTCGGCACGTTGGAGATGTACTTGCTGACGGGGTCCGCGAGGCTCAGCTTGCCTTCCTGAACGAGTTGCAGGATGACCGTGGCGGTCCATGTCTTGGTCACGCTGCCTACTCGAAAATTTGCGTTTGTCGGAATCGTGGCGCTAGTGCCCCGCTCCGCAACGCCGAAGGATTCCAGCCAATTACCCTTGGGCGACTGCACATAGACAACGGCGCCCGGCGCCTGCATATCGCTCATTAGCTGGACGACTTGCGGCCTGGCTGCACTCACGAACGCCGGGTCCGATGAATCATCGCCGCCGCAACCCGATAACAACATCGATAGGATCAGAGAAGACGCAAAGACACAGCCTCTGGACGCGAAATGCATCCCAAGACCAGAGCGGACGATCATCATTGCTTGGTTTTCCTTATTGGCCGTGACGCAATGCTTTGAAGACCGCCGCTGGTTGACGACAAGAGACCGGAGCCGATCCTGAATTAATTAGACAATTTTCGTTATTCTAATTGATTACTTCCCTGAAATAATAAGTCAAAACTTGTAGGAATGCATACAAGTTTTTGTCGTTTGGCGCGCGGTCGCTCAAAGATAAGATTTAGTGGGCCGCAGCAACATATAACAATGCGCGGTCATGAGGCCTGCAAGTGCGACCGTTAGTGAATACCCGGTAGTGTACGGCGCCCGAGAACAAATATCTGTTCGCACCGGCCCGTGAATCGAATGCTTTAGTCGAACCTTCAGACGAAGAAAACAATGTCACCCGCGCTTCTAGAATGCGGTTGGCGAAGTAAAATCGTAACTATACGAACTGACAAAGCCAAGTCTCACAGACCACGGATCATATTCTGAATTTTCCGATCCAGTCTTCTTGAGCAAGCATTCCGGATTCAAAGCATTCCGTCGAATGATCAGGTTGGACTGGATTGCTTCCTTCAAGTCGACAACGAATCTGCCATACCGTGACTTTGTTTTCACGGATCTTCGCTCGGAACCATTGCCTCGTCGAACGTAATTCTTTATCTTGAAGGTACCGCGCAACTCCGGGGATTATTTACTCATGCTGCTCGAAAGATCTGATTGGTTTGCATGGACTGCCTCGGTCGCGCTGGCGTGCGGCGTATTGACCAGTTGCGGCGGCAGTTCCACGGCAGCGTGTGGCGTGGATCAAATTCAGTTGGAAACCGGCTGCACAAGCAGCTCGCAAGTTGCCG belongs to Burkholderia sp. PAMC 26561 and includes:
- the dacB gene encoding D-alanyl-D-alanine carboxypeptidase/D-alanyl-D-alanine endopeptidase, translating into MKPFIEASGKRWPIAVAAAFLLASCGGSDHNSTSVPDAIMQVMQKPAYKGATWAMQVVDVDTGHVIYDLNSGSQMFIASVRKVFTTGNALNILGAKRTHVTPVYKQGTVDANGTLNGNLIMVASGDLTMGGRANPDGTVALTAFDHNEADGLGNALLSAPDPLAGFNAIAAQVAAAGIKKVNGDVVIDDRLFDAFQYRDEEGFNVTPMMVNDDVVDISFSPSAQGALLPFTYRPMSAAFSVQSTLTTGAATSDFSVDLNPEPPDDVPKCFGAANCVGEVSGTVPAGVAPPLTGAYPLVRTFRVSQPSTYARTVFIEALTRAGVTVAAAPLKTNPVALLPAQGSYSSTQQVAALTSAPYAQDLRFVNKVSYNIGADVTLLLYGLAKNGSRSMATALATEQSELSSAFKITPDQYHFEDGSGGGDTTATATAVIAMLRGMRLMPDYATYVDMMPSLGVDGSLTTVTDFESDQTLAGAKGRVYAKTGTYVGLSTSQPQMPLLKAQALAGYIDAKSGRRIAFFLTMNNAVFEGFPTVLNAFQDEGEIAALLWKLQ
- a CDS encoding serine hydrolase domain-containing protein, yielding MMIVRSGLGMHFASRGCVFASSLILSMLLSGCGGDDSSDPAFVSAARPQVVQLMSDMQAPGAVVYVQSPKGNWLESFGVAERGTSATIPTNANFRVGSVTKTWTATVILQLVQEGKLSLADPVSKYISNVPNGTTITIQQLLAMRSGLYNYSRDLGFNQTLDSQPETLWTTAELLTIAYSHPEVFPPDTSFDYSNTNYILLGEIIEHITGMSAADAIKTRLFAPLGLTATYMPPEDNTAIPAPSAHGYLWGTNVETATSSALSPARQAAAKDGSLQPTDVTNASASWGWTAGSGISTIKELAAVVQRMVGGGYLNPDLQSKRLSTCTSLRASNPNAPSYCLGIVKYGTYYGHNGQISGFNTFMVYDPTTATTIVVWTTTADSPDGRPPADTIGQMVIAELAKP
- a CDS encoding D-alanyl-D-alanine carboxypeptidase/D-alanyl-D-alanine-endopeptidase, whose translation is MTPQRHTSGLSRRGNGIDGIRASFPVVLAAIASCMLVASCGSDGDSTTDPIAQVMNKPRYTSAKSQWSLVMMDASTGEVLQSLQPDKLVLTASVRKLYSVATALNVIGADHRFVTPVYRNGPVDSSGKLTGDLILKASGDLTFGGRQKPDGTVDYTDFDHNDARGFSGAILTPEDPLTAMNELARQVRASGITSVTGEVIIDDRLFDTFRVPNGPVLISPIQINENVVDITLSPGGSAGQAGLLDWRPRTSAMTMQGESQTAAANTDADILVSGNDLNEAPISCAATPGCKGTLSSRESLSAPATIPHGYVAPFVGNGLYVSILRVEDPPSFARTAFIDALTRAGVSVSAPVVEPNPSAALPPTQDYPATAQVASFTSLPYSEFAKLVLKVSLNTGANLSLMYQGLAQNVRTVGDALGTERKFLTGTLGLDGAGFNFPTNGSGTPDSQATARTTATLLTNMSRLPVYPVYHDALAILGVDGSLAATGKDVVGKDHIFVKSGATVEGGEMVAINMAGYIDSKSGRQLAYALFVNHAGPITALTDSLEVFNDEATILGILYAKY